One genomic segment of Paraburkholderia caffeinilytica includes these proteins:
- the lptB gene encoding LPS export ABC transporter ATP-binding protein, with protein MSSSPSLPNRKPAGTSSSLVVRNLKKRYGSRTVVKDVSLDVKSGEVVGLLGPNGAGKTTSFYMIVGLVPLDAGEIDLDGKSISLLPIHKRASLGLSYLPQEASVFRKLSVEENIRAVLELQVEENGKRLSKDTITSRTEALLDELQIAHLRENPALSLSGGERRRVEIARALATNPSFILLDEPFAGVDPIAVLEIQKIVKFLKQRNIGVLITDHNVRETLGICDHAYIISDGSVLAAGAPSDIIENESVRRVYLGEHFRM; from the coding sequence GTGAGTTCCTCCCCGTCCCTCCCGAATCGCAAACCGGCCGGCACCAGCAGTTCGCTGGTGGTCCGCAACCTGAAGAAACGCTACGGCTCACGCACGGTCGTCAAAGACGTCTCGCTCGACGTGAAAAGCGGCGAAGTGGTCGGCCTGCTCGGCCCCAACGGCGCCGGCAAGACCACCTCCTTCTATATGATCGTCGGCCTCGTGCCGCTGGATGCGGGTGAAATCGACCTGGACGGCAAGTCGATCAGCCTGCTGCCGATTCACAAGCGCGCGTCATTGGGTTTGTCGTATCTGCCCCAGGAAGCATCGGTGTTCCGCAAGCTCAGCGTCGAGGAAAACATTCGCGCGGTGCTGGAATTGCAGGTCGAAGAAAACGGCAAGCGGCTCAGCAAGGACACCATCACGAGCCGCACTGAAGCCTTGCTCGACGAACTGCAGATCGCTCACCTGCGTGAAAATCCGGCGCTGTCGCTGTCGGGCGGCGAGCGTCGGCGGGTTGAAATTGCCCGAGCGCTCGCCACCAATCCAAGCTTCATTCTGCTCGACGAACCGTTCGCGGGCGTCGATCCGATCGCTGTGCTGGAAATCCAGAAGATCGTCAAGTTCCTGAAGCAACGCAATATCGGCGTGCTGATCACCGACCACAACGTGCGCGAAACCCTCGGCATCTGTGATCACGCGTACATCATCAGCGACGGCAGCGTGCTGGCCGCCGGCGCGCCGAGCGACATCATCGAAAACGAAAGCGTGCGGCGCGTCTATCTGGGCGAGCACTTCCGCATGTAA
- the lptA gene encoding lipopolysaccharide transport periplasmic protein LptA, with translation MNESFPRFDTGRSRTLSACRAGLAALIVALPLAGFAPLAHADRADKDKPLNVEADNMTYDDLKQVNIFTGHVVATKGTIVIKADRVEVTQDPQGYQYATGTSSGGNLSYFRQKREGLDEYIEGTAIRIDYDGKQDLTTLTTNATVKRLQGLSTVMDQVHGSVITYDGQSDFYTAKAGKDVAGPGNPTGRVRAMLAPRNGGAAPLTGASATLAPSTTIQGAPNQ, from the coding sequence ATGAACGAATCGTTCCCCCGTTTTGACACCGGCCGCTCGCGTACCCTGTCCGCGTGCCGCGCCGGACTCGCTGCGCTGATCGTCGCGCTGCCGCTCGCCGGCTTCGCGCCGCTGGCCCACGCCGACCGCGCCGACAAGGACAAGCCGCTGAATGTCGAAGCGGACAACATGACGTACGACGACCTCAAACAGGTCAACATATTCACCGGCCATGTGGTCGCCACTAAAGGCACGATCGTGATCAAGGCCGATCGGGTCGAAGTGACGCAAGACCCGCAGGGCTATCAGTACGCCACCGGCACGTCGAGTGGCGGCAATCTGTCGTATTTCCGCCAGAAACGCGAAGGCCTCGATGAATACATCGAAGGCACGGCCATCCGGATCGACTACGACGGCAAGCAGGATCTGACCACGCTCACCACCAACGCCACCGTCAAACGCCTGCAAGGCCTCTCGACGGTGATGGACCAGGTGCACGGCAGCGTCATCACCTATGACGGCCAGAGCGACTTCTACACCGCGAAGGCAGGTAAGGACGTCGCCGGCCCGGGCAACCCGACCGGCCGCGTGCGGGCGATGCTGGCGCCGCGCAATGGCGGCGCTGCGCCGCTGACCGGCGCGTCGGCCACGCTCGCGCCGTCCACCACGATCCAGGGAGCACCGAATCAGTGA
- the lptC gene encoding LPS export ABC transporter periplasmic protein LptC, whose translation MNRFRWTSLIPLVAMAALAGITWWLLQATLPRQNEGVVRPKEHTPDYFADNFSVSELDQSGSTQYRLTAQSLIHYEDDELSDLVKPAMRAFQPGKPIVTATGDTGKVNGDASIVDLYDNARILRAAGNGDPQMQADSQHFRVLVNDDVIETEKPVKLQRGMSVMTASGMNYNNVTRVMQLFGNVKGAIAASEGSVSSPKQPG comes from the coding sequence ATGAATCGGTTTCGCTGGACCTCGCTGATTCCGCTCGTCGCGATGGCGGCGCTCGCCGGGATCACCTGGTGGCTGCTGCAAGCCACCCTGCCGCGGCAAAACGAAGGCGTGGTGCGCCCCAAGGAGCACACGCCCGACTACTTCGCGGACAACTTCTCGGTTTCCGAACTCGACCAGTCAGGTTCGACGCAGTACCGTCTGACCGCGCAGTCCCTGATCCACTACGAAGACGACGAACTGAGCGACCTGGTCAAGCCGGCCATGCGCGCGTTCCAGCCCGGCAAGCCGATCGTCACCGCGACCGGCGACACCGGCAAGGTGAACGGCGACGCCTCGATCGTCGATCTGTACGACAACGCGCGCATCCTGCGGGCCGCCGGCAACGGCGATCCGCAGATGCAGGCAGATTCGCAGCATTTTAGGGTGCTGGTCAACGACGATGTGATCGAGACCGAAAAGCCGGTTAAACTTCAGCGCGGCATGTCTGTGATGACTGCCAGCGGCATGAACTACAACAATGTCACCCGGGTAATGCAGCTGTTCGGCAATGTGAAAGGCGCGATTGCCGCGTCCGAAGGCTCCGTCAGCTCGCCCAAGCAACCCGGGTAA
- a CDS encoding KdsC family phosphatase encodes MAVAPLTATERASRVKLMIFDVDGVLTDGGLLFTAEGDTMKAFHSMDGHGMKLLRQAGIETAIITGRKSGIVAARAKEMNITHVYQGVQDKPQAFADLLKQTGMTAEECGYMGDDWVDLGVMLKVGFAAAPANSHPEVIARAHWVSEARGGHGAAREVCDTLLRAQHKYEALLAAACSGEQRGLVG; translated from the coding sequence ATGGCTGTCGCCCCCCTTACCGCCACTGAACGCGCCAGCCGCGTCAAGCTGATGATTTTCGATGTCGACGGCGTGCTGACCGACGGCGGCCTGCTGTTTACGGCGGAAGGCGACACGATGAAGGCGTTCCACTCGATGGACGGCCACGGCATGAAGCTGCTGCGTCAGGCCGGCATCGAAACGGCGATCATCACCGGGCGCAAGTCGGGCATCGTCGCGGCGCGGGCGAAGGAAATGAACATCACCCACGTCTATCAAGGCGTGCAAGACAAACCTCAGGCGTTCGCCGACCTGCTGAAGCAAACCGGCATGACGGCCGAGGAATGCGGCTATATGGGCGACGACTGGGTCGACCTCGGGGTGATGCTGAAGGTCGGTTTCGCGGCGGCGCCGGCCAATTCGCATCCTGAAGTGATCGCGCGCGCCCACTGGGTCAGCGAGGCGCGCGGCGGCCACGGTGCGGCGCGCGAAGTCTGCGACACCCTGCTGCGCGCGCAGCACAAATACGAGGCGCTGCTCGCGGCAGCCTGTAGCGGCGAACAGCGAGGCCTCGTCGGATGA
- the kdsD gene encoding arabinose 5-phosphate isomerase KdsD produces the protein MIAKINGDRALALARDVLDIEADAVRALRDQLDDGFVGAVDFILGCRGRVVVSGIGKSGHVARKLAATLASTGTPAFFVHPAEASHGDLGMVTTDDVFLALSNSGETEELVAILPLIKRIGAKLIAMTGRPSSSLAQLADVHLNSGVSKEACPMNLAPTASTTAALALGDALAVAVLDARGFGPDDFARSHPGGALGRRLLTYVRDVMRTGDQVPKVTPDATVRDALFQLTAKRMGMTAIVDRNDRVTGIFTDGDLRRVLERDGDFRELSIASVMTAGPRTIGPDQLAVEAVELMERHRINQMLVVDEAGKLIGALNMHDLFSKKVI, from the coding sequence ATGATAGCGAAAATCAATGGCGACCGGGCACTCGCGCTCGCTCGTGACGTGCTCGACATCGAAGCGGACGCCGTGCGCGCGCTTCGCGATCAACTCGACGATGGTTTCGTCGGGGCGGTCGACTTCATCCTGGGCTGCCGTGGACGCGTTGTCGTTTCCGGCATCGGCAAATCCGGCCACGTGGCCCGCAAGCTCGCGGCCACGCTCGCCAGCACCGGCACACCCGCCTTCTTCGTTCACCCGGCGGAAGCCAGTCATGGCGACCTCGGCATGGTCACGACAGACGACGTGTTCCTCGCGCTGTCCAATTCCGGTGAAACCGAAGAACTCGTGGCGATCCTGCCGCTCATCAAGCGGATCGGCGCGAAGCTGATTGCGATGACGGGCCGCCCGTCGTCGAGTCTCGCACAACTGGCCGACGTGCATCTGAATTCTGGCGTGTCAAAAGAAGCCTGTCCGATGAATCTTGCGCCCACCGCCAGCACCACCGCCGCGCTCGCGCTCGGCGATGCGCTCGCCGTCGCGGTGCTGGACGCGCGCGGCTTCGGCCCGGACGACTTCGCCCGCTCGCATCCGGGCGGCGCGCTCGGCCGGCGCCTGCTGACTTATGTGCGCGACGTGATGCGCACCGGCGACCAGGTGCCGAAGGTGACGCCAGACGCGACCGTGCGCGACGCGCTGTTCCAGTTGACCGCCAAGCGCATGGGCATGACGGCGATCGTCGATCGCAACGATCGCGTAACCGGCATCTTCACCGACGGCGACTTGCGCCGCGTGCTCGAACGCGACGGCGATTTCCGCGAACTGTCGATTGCCTCGGTCATGACCGCCGGCCCGCGTACCATCGGTCCGGATCAACTTGCCGTCGAAGCCGTGGAACTGATGGAACGCCACCGCATCAATCAGATGCTGGTCGTCGACGAAGCAGGCAAGCTGATCGGCGCACTCAACATGCACGACCTGTTCTCGAAGAAGGTGATCTGA
- a CDS encoding monovalent cation:proton antiporter family protein, with translation MISPLEMTLFLLLASVAGVVIFRFLNLPPMLGYLTVGIVVGPHAFGLIPDSAGAQNLAEFGVVFLMFSIGLEFSLSKLRSMRRLVFGLGLLQVIGTIAVAVSLGFVLERWVHITWQASVALGGALAMSSTAIVSKMLAERLEIETEHGRNIFGVLLFQDLAVVPLLIVIAALGGDSKDLVSALGVAAIKIVVALALLLIVGQRFMTRWFNVVARRRSQELFILNLLLVTLGAAFITDKFGLSLALGAFIAGMLIAETPYRHQVEEDIKPFRDVLLGLFFVTTGMLLNPRVIWEHPFIVLGFLVGPILLKAVMVTGLSRLFGASPGVAMRTGIGLAQAGEFGFVLLNLILDKHLVDATLLQAILAAMLLSMLAAPFLIQNADRIVLRLSSTEWMMQSLQMTRIATQSLKQSGHVIICGYGRAGQNLARMLEHEGLSYVALDLDPDRVQAAAAAGESVVFGDAGRRESLLAAGIHRAAAIAITYANTPSALRVLHNIHELEPTLPVIVRTVDDADLEKLLAAGATEVIPEIVEGSLMLASHTLVLMGVPMRRVVRRVEEMRDERYALLRGYFHGADDMEDEDGHEQVRLQSVPVDENSDAVGRTLAELGLFELGVEVTAIRRHGIRGVEPDPSTKLRASDIVVLRGLPEQLAEAEELLSKHRRAGAAAA, from the coding sequence ATGATTTCCCCGCTCGAAATGACGCTGTTCCTGCTGCTGGCATCCGTGGCGGGCGTGGTGATCTTTCGCTTTCTGAATCTTCCACCGATGCTCGGCTATCTGACGGTCGGCATCGTCGTCGGGCCGCATGCGTTCGGTTTGATTCCGGATTCGGCGGGCGCGCAGAACCTGGCTGAATTCGGCGTTGTGTTCCTGATGTTTTCCATCGGGCTGGAGTTTTCGCTTTCCAAATTGCGCTCCATGCGCCGGCTGGTGTTCGGCCTCGGGCTATTGCAGGTGATCGGTACGATTGCCGTGGCGGTTTCGCTCGGCTTCGTGCTGGAGCGCTGGGTGCACATCACCTGGCAGGCGAGCGTGGCGCTGGGCGGCGCGTTGGCGATGTCGTCGACGGCGATCGTCAGCAAGATGCTGGCCGAGCGGCTCGAGATCGAAACCGAGCACGGCCGCAACATCTTCGGCGTGCTGCTGTTCCAGGATCTGGCGGTGGTGCCGCTATTGATCGTCATCGCCGCGCTCGGCGGCGATTCGAAAGATCTCGTCAGCGCGCTCGGGGTGGCCGCGATCAAGATCGTCGTGGCGCTGGCCCTATTGTTGATCGTGGGGCAGCGCTTCATGACGCGCTGGTTCAACGTGGTGGCGCGCCGGCGTTCGCAGGAACTGTTCATCCTCAATCTGCTGCTGGTCACGCTCGGTGCGGCGTTCATCACGGACAAATTCGGTCTGTCGCTTGCGCTCGGCGCGTTCATCGCCGGCATGTTGATCGCCGAAACGCCTTACCGGCATCAGGTGGAAGAGGACATCAAGCCGTTTCGCGACGTGCTGCTGGGCCTCTTCTTCGTCACGACCGGCATGCTGCTGAATCCGCGCGTGATCTGGGAGCATCCGTTCATCGTGCTCGGCTTCCTGGTCGGCCCGATCCTGCTGAAGGCGGTGATGGTGACCGGACTTTCGCGCCTCTTCGGTGCGTCGCCGGGCGTCGCGATGCGCACCGGTATCGGCCTGGCGCAGGCCGGCGAGTTCGGCTTCGTGCTGCTGAATCTGATTCTCGACAAGCATCTCGTCGACGCCACCCTGTTGCAGGCGATTCTCGCGGCGATGTTGCTGTCGATGCTCGCCGCGCCGTTCCTGATCCAGAACGCGGATCGAATCGTGCTGCGGCTGTCGTCGACTGAATGGATGATGCAGTCCTTGCAGATGACGCGCATCGCGACACAGAGCCTGAAGCAAAGCGGCCACGTGATCATTTGCGGTTATGGCCGGGCGGGGCAGAATCTGGCGCGCATGCTGGAGCATGAAGGTCTGTCCTATGTCGCGCTGGACCTGGACCCCGATCGCGTGCAGGCGGCTGCGGCGGCGGGTGAGTCCGTGGTGTTCGGCGATGCGGGGCGGCGCGAATCGCTGCTGGCCGCCGGTATCCATCGCGCCGCGGCGATCGCCATTACCTACGCGAACACGCCGTCGGCATTGCGCGTGTTACACAATATTCACGAACTGGAGCCCACGCTGCCGGTGATCGTTCGTACCGTCGACGACGCCGATCTGGAGAAGCTGCTGGCCGCCGGCGCGACCGAAGTGATTCCGGAAATCGTCGAGGGCAGTCTGATGCTGGCCTCGCACACGCTGGTGCTGATGGGCGTGCCGATGCGGCGCGTGGTGCGGCGGGTCGAGGAAATGCGCGACGAGCGCTATGCGCTCCTGCGCGGCTATTTCCACGGCGCGGACGACATGGAAGACGAGGACGGCCACGAACAGGTGCGGCTACAATCGGTGCCGGTCGACGAAAACTCGGACGCCGTGGGCCGAACGCTGGCGGAATTGGGCCTGTTCGAACTGGGCGTCGAAGTGACGGCGATTCGCCGGCATGGCATTCGCGGCGTCGAGCCGGACCCGTCCACCAAGCTGCGCGCGAGCGACATCGTGGTGTTGCGGGGGCTGCCCGAACAGTTGGCCGAAGCCGAAGAGCTGCTCTCGAAGCATCGCCGCGCGGGCGCCGCCGCGGCCTAG
- a CDS encoding adenine phosphoribosyltransferase has translation MSNALASAPLDAADYIKSHIRTVPDWPQPGVQFRDITPLLQEPKSLRVLIDLFVQRYIDAKLDYVAGLDARGFIFGPILAYELNLGFIPIRKQGKLPYKRVAQSYELEYGTATVEIHEDACKPGDRVVIIDDLIATGGTMMAGKILLERLGAVVMEGAAIIDLPDLGGSALLRQAGLPLYTVTEFGGH, from the coding sequence ATGTCCAACGCGCTTGCGAGCGCGCCGCTCGATGCGGCCGACTACATCAAAAGCCACATCCGCACGGTGCCCGACTGGCCGCAGCCGGGTGTGCAGTTTCGCGACATCACGCCGCTCCTGCAGGAGCCGAAGTCGCTGCGCGTGCTGATCGATCTGTTCGTCCAGCGCTATATCGACGCGAAGCTCGATTACGTTGCCGGGCTGGACGCGCGTGGCTTCATCTTCGGGCCGATTCTGGCTTACGAGCTCAATCTCGGCTTCATTCCGATCCGCAAGCAGGGCAAGCTGCCGTACAAGCGGGTCGCGCAATCCTATGAGCTCGAATACGGCACCGCGACCGTCGAGATTCACGAGGACGCCTGCAAGCCGGGTGACCGCGTTGTGATCATCGACGATCTGATCGCCACCGGCGGCACGATGATGGCAGGCAAGATTCTGCTGGAGCGGCTCGGCGCGGTGGTGATGGAAGGGGCGGCGATTATCGATCTGCCTGACCTCGGCGGCTCGGCCCTATTGCGCCAAGCGGGCTTGCCGCTCTATACGGTGACTGAGTTCGGCGGCCATTGA
- a CDS encoding LysE family translocator, protein MPNFLLFLATSIAITMAPGPDNLQVLARGISQGRAAGLVAALGFAAGITFHTTLAALGVAALLRSSPVAFEAIKLAGAAYLVWIGIKALRSQGLATAHERAPQPLMAVFRQSVLGNLLNPKVTLFFVVFLPQFVQPHGTQSVTVQMLELGVLFMLQTVVVFSLFGVCAGMIGGWLKRRPRVGVWLDRLAGATFIAIGIRVALRD, encoded by the coding sequence ATGCCCAACTTCCTGTTGTTCCTCGCGACCTCGATCGCCATCACGATGGCGCCCGGCCCCGACAATCTGCAAGTGCTCGCGCGCGGCATCTCGCAAGGCCGCGCGGCGGGCCTCGTTGCCGCACTCGGCTTTGCCGCGGGCATCACGTTTCACACCACGTTGGCCGCGCTTGGTGTGGCCGCGTTGCTGCGTTCGTCGCCCGTTGCGTTTGAAGCGATCAAGCTGGCCGGCGCTGCTTATCTGGTCTGGATCGGCATCAAGGCGCTGCGCAGCCAGGGCCTCGCCACTGCGCACGAGCGTGCGCCGCAACCGTTGATGGCGGTGTTCCGTCAGAGCGTGCTCGGCAATCTGCTGAATCCGAAGGTGACGCTGTTCTTCGTCGTGTTCCTGCCGCAATTCGTGCAGCCGCACGGCACGCAAAGCGTCACGGTGCAGATGCTCGAACTCGGCGTGTTGTTCATGTTGCAGACCGTCGTGGTGTTTTCGCTGTTCGGCGTGTGCGCGGGGATGATCGGCGGCTGGCTGAAGCGTCGGCCGCGCGTGGGCGTGTGGCTTGACCGGCTCGCCGGCGCGACGTTCATCGCGATCGGGATTCGCGTTGCCTTGCGCGATTGA
- a CDS encoding NUDIX hydrolase, with the protein MTLPCITAARRFDVDAHLPFWIGAEQIGWIRSTDVPLLARWPDVFDISSARVTLAPAFNTVDLRSAALGSVIGALAAEGRIPGWRNETYAIRNAFDAPPLAYIERAASRFFGTMTYAVHLNGVVEYADGALRTATPRMAAPQLWIARRSDTKATDPGMLDNVVAGGIGWGFGIEATIIKECWEEAGIPEEIAARATAGRTAHVLQSLPEGTQAEQIFIYDLALPADFAPRNQDGEVGEHRLARIDEVARWIEEGAMTVDASLATLDCLLRRRWIDEDACAGIETLFAPPVLA; encoded by the coding sequence ATGACTTTGCCTTGCATCACTGCCGCGCGCCGCTTCGACGTAGACGCCCATCTGCCGTTCTGGATCGGCGCCGAACAGATCGGGTGGATTCGCTCGACCGATGTCCCCTTGCTCGCGCGCTGGCCCGATGTGTTCGATATCAGCAGTGCTCGCGTGACGCTCGCGCCGGCCTTCAACACCGTCGATCTACGCAGTGCGGCGCTCGGTTCCGTGATCGGCGCACTTGCCGCCGAGGGCCGTATTCCTGGCTGGCGCAACGAGACTTACGCGATCCGCAATGCGTTCGATGCGCCGCCGCTTGCCTACATCGAACGCGCGGCGTCGCGCTTCTTCGGCACGATGACCTACGCGGTGCATCTGAACGGCGTCGTAGAATATGCGGATGGTGCCTTGCGGACGGCCACCCCGCGGATGGCCGCCCCGCAGCTATGGATCGCGCGCCGCAGCGACACCAAGGCCACCGACCCGGGCATGCTCGACAATGTCGTGGCAGGCGGGATCGGCTGGGGCTTCGGCATCGAGGCGACGATCATCAAGGAGTGCTGGGAAGAAGCCGGCATTCCGGAGGAGATCGCCGCACGCGCAACGGCCGGCCGCACCGCGCATGTGCTGCAATCGTTGCCGGAAGGCACGCAGGCCGAACAGATTTTTATCTACGACCTCGCGCTGCCCGCTGATTTCGCGCCGCGCAATCAGGACGGCGAAGTGGGTGAGCACCGGCTCGCACGCATCGACGAAGTGGCGCGCTGGATCGAGGAAGGCGCGATGACCGTGGATGCGAGTCTCGCCACGCTGGATTGCCTGTTGCGCCGCCGCTGGATCGATGAAGACGCGTGTGCGGGCATCGAGACGCTGTTTGCCCCGCCCGTGCTTGCGTGA
- the purU gene encoding formyltetrahydrofolate deformylase, producing MSTDHSFILKLSCADRPGIVHAVSGFLFERGSNILDSAQFGDSRTGEFFMRVHFQQVGGDPGLDVLRTSFATLAEQFGMRWEMHDASLKPRVVIMVSKIGHCLNDLLFRYRTGQLGIEIPAIISNHKEFYQLAASYDIPFHHFPLMGGTPDAKAAQEARVLEVIDEHQADLVVLARYMQILSPKLCESLAGRAINIHHSFLPSFKGAKPYYQAFDRGVKLIGATAHYVTTDLDEGPIIEQGVERVDHSMTPEQLTAIGRDVECVTLARAVKWHAEHRVVLNGSKTVVFR from the coding sequence ATGTCGACCGATCACAGCTTTATCCTCAAACTGTCGTGCGCCGACCGGCCCGGCATCGTCCATGCAGTTTCGGGCTTTCTGTTCGAGCGTGGCAGCAATATTCTCGACTCCGCGCAGTTCGGCGACAGCCGCACCGGCGAGTTCTTCATGCGCGTGCATTTCCAGCAGGTCGGCGGCGATCCGGGCCTGGACGTGCTGCGTACGTCGTTCGCCACGCTCGCCGAACAGTTCGGCATGCGCTGGGAAATGCACGATGCGTCGCTGAAGCCGCGCGTCGTCATCATGGTGTCGAAGATCGGCCATTGCCTGAACGACCTGCTGTTCCGCTATCGCACCGGTCAATTGGGCATCGAGATTCCAGCGATCATCTCGAACCACAAGGAGTTCTATCAGCTCGCGGCCAGCTACGACATTCCGTTCCATCACTTCCCGCTGATGGGCGGCACGCCCGACGCGAAGGCCGCGCAGGAAGCGCGCGTGCTCGAGGTGATCGACGAGCATCAAGCCGATCTGGTGGTGCTCGCGCGCTACATGCAGATTCTGTCGCCGAAGCTTTGCGAATCGCTCGCCGGCCGCGCGATCAATATTCACCATTCGTTCCTGCCGAGCTTCAAGGGCGCAAAGCCGTATTACCAGGCGTTCGATCGTGGCGTGAAGCTGATCGGCGCAACGGCACACTACGTGACGACGGATCTCGACGAAGGTCCGATCATCGAGCAGGGCGTGGAGCGGGTGGACCACAGCATGACGCCGGAGCAACTGACGGCGATTGGCCGCGATGTCGAATGCGTGACGCTCGCCCGTGCGGTGAAGTGGCATGCCGAGCATCGCGTCGTGTTGAACGGCAGCAAGACGGTGGTGTTTCGTTAA
- a CDS encoding PepSY-associated TM helix domain-containing protein: MRRQFVRLHRWFGVAIALFLFVAGLTGAIIAWDHELDAALNPSFFKARTAGPALSGLELARRVEAADPRLQVTYLPLAVEPGHTLQMMVLPRLNPVTQQPYPLDFNQIAVDPVTGGIQGRREWGAVSLARLNLIPFIYKLHYTLQLPFTGGIDIGTWLMGIVGIVWLFDSVVALWLSFPSLKAWRKSFAFRLGRGGYALTFDLHRSGGVWIWSLLVIVALTSVSMNLSAPVVRPIVSLFSTLTPNPVNNPEILRAPQPGDQLLSRERVVQLAVQAGKAQNLKVPPGGLYYAEYLHAYGVGFYAAGNDHGDIGLGNPWMYWDAATGKLLGAQIPGRGTAGDIFMQVQFPLHSGRILGLGGRILISAVGIMVAVLSATGLLIWLKKLNARRRSAQNARLAQDAGGSAIRS, from the coding sequence ATGAGGCGGCAGTTCGTTCGCCTGCATCGCTGGTTCGGTGTCGCCATTGCGTTGTTTCTATTCGTCGCCGGCCTGACAGGCGCGATCATCGCGTGGGACCACGAACTCGATGCGGCGCTGAACCCGTCGTTCTTCAAAGCGCGCACCGCCGGCCCGGCGCTATCGGGACTCGAGTTGGCACGTCGCGTCGAAGCGGCTGATCCGCGCCTGCAGGTGACATATCTGCCGCTCGCCGTCGAACCCGGTCACACGCTGCAGATGATGGTGCTGCCGCGCCTCAACCCCGTCACGCAGCAGCCTTACCCGCTCGACTTCAACCAGATTGCCGTCGACCCCGTCACCGGCGGCATCCAGGGGCGGCGCGAATGGGGCGCCGTTTCGCTCGCGCGGCTCAATCTGATTCCGTTCATCTACAAGCTGCACTACACGCTGCAATTGCCGTTCACCGGCGGTATCGATATCGGCACGTGGTTGATGGGCATCGTTGGGATCGTGTGGCTATTCGATAGCGTGGTCGCCCTATGGCTGTCGTTTCCGAGCCTCAAGGCATGGCGCAAGTCGTTCGCGTTCCGGTTGGGGCGTGGCGGCTATGCGCTCACCTTCGATCTGCACCGGTCGGGCGGTGTGTGGATCTGGAGCTTGCTGGTCATCGTCGCGCTAACGTCGGTATCGATGAATCTCTCGGCGCCGGTCGTTCGGCCAATCGTGTCGCTGTTCTCGACGCTCACACCCAATCCGGTCAACAACCCCGAAATCCTGCGCGCACCACAACCCGGCGACCAGTTGCTGAGCCGTGAGCGCGTCGTGCAGCTGGCCGTGCAGGCCGGTAAAGCGCAGAACCTGAAGGTGCCGCCGGGCGGCCTCTACTACGCGGAATACCTGCACGCCTACGGCGTCGGTTTCTACGCAGCCGGTAACGATCACGGCGATATCGGCCTCGGCAATCCGTGGATGTATTGGGACGCGGCCACCGGCAAGCTGCTCGGCGCACAGATTCCCGGCAGAGGCACGGCGGGCGACATCTTCATGCAGGTGCAATTCCCATTGCACTCGGGACGTATCCTCGGTCTCGGCGGGCGGATTCTGATTAGCGCGGTGGGGATTATGGTCGCCGTGCTGAGCGCGACAGGACTGCTGATCTGGTTGAAGAAACTGAATGCGCGCCGCCGTTCGGCGCAAAACGCACGGCTCGCACAGGATGCGGGCGGCTCCGCGATACGGTCCTGA